tgagtagttgtgaatttgagaaatacttgtgttaaagtttgtgattcccgtagcatgcacgtatggtgaaccgttatgtggtgaagtcggagcataatttatttattgattgtcttccttatgagtggcggtcggggacgagcgatggtcttttcctaccaatctatccccctaggagcatgccgTAATACTTCGCTTTGATAACttctagatttttgcaataagtatatgagttctttataactaatgttgagtccatggattatacacacccttcttccttccaccattgctagcctctctaataccgcgcacttttcgccggtatcatacacccaccataaaccttcctcaaaacagccaccatacctacctatcatggcatttccatagccattccgagatatattgccatgcaactttccaccgttccgtttattatgacacgctccatcattgtcatattggtttgcatgatcatgtagttgacatcgtatttgtggcaaagccaccgttcataattctttcatacatgtcactcttgattcattgcatatcccggtacaccgccggaggcattcatatagagtcatattttgttctaagtatcgagttgtaattgttgaattgtaagaaaataaaagtgtgatgatcttcatttttagagcattgtcccaagtgaggaaaaggatgatggagactatgattcccccacaagtcgggatgagactccggacgaaaaaaaagaggccataaaaaaagagaaggcccaaacaaaaaaatgagagaaaaagagagaagggacaacgttactatccttttaccacacttgtgcctcaaagtagcaccatgatcttcatgatagagagtctctcattttgtcactttcatatactagtgggaatttttcattatagaacttggcttgtatattccaatgatgggcttcctcaaaatgccctaggtcttcgtgagcaagtgagttggatgcacacccacttggtttcttttgttgagctttcatatacttatagctctagtgcatccgttgcatggcaatccctactcactcacattgatatctattgatgggcatctccatagcccgttgatacgcctagttgatgtgagactatcttcccctttttgtcttctccacaaccaccattctattccacatatagtgctatgtccatggctcacgctcatgtattgcgtgaagattgaaaaagttagagaacgtcaaaagtatgaaacaattgcttggcttgtcatcggggttgtgcatgatttaaatactttgtgtggtgaagatagagcatagccagactatatgattttgtagggataactttctttggctatgttattttgagaagacatgattgtttagttagtatgcttgaagtattattatttttatgtcaatattaaacttttgtcttgaatctttcggatctgaatattcataccacaattaagaagaattacattgaaattatgccaagtagcactccgcataaaaaattctgtttttatcatttacctactcgaggacgagcatgaattaagcttggggatgcctgatacgtctccaacgtatctacaatttttgattgctccatgctatattatctagtgttttggacattattgggctttattattcacttttatattatttttgggactaacctattaaccggaggcccaacccagaattgttgttttttttgcctatttcagagtttcgcagaaaaagaatatcaaacggagtccaaacggaatgaaaccttcgggaacgtgattttttggaacaaacaagatcccggagacttggaccctacgtcaagaaacaaaggaggaggccacgaggtaggggggcgcgccctctacccttgtgggccccctgttgctccaccgacgtactccttcctcctatatatatacctacgtacccccaaacgatcagatacggtgccaaaaacctaattccaccgccgcaaccttctgtacccacgagatcccatcttggggcctgttccggagctccgccggagggggcatcgatcatggagggcttctacatcaacagcatagcccctccgatgaagtgtgagtagtttacctcagaccttcgggtccatagttattagctagatggcttcttctctctttttggatctcaatacaatgttctccccctctctcgtggagatctattcgatgtaatcttcttttgcggtgtgttttttgagaccgatgaattgtgggtttatgatcaagtttatttatgaacaatatttgaatcttctgaattcttttatgtatgattggttatctttgcaagtctcttcgaattatcagtttggtttggcctactagatcgatctttcttgcaatgggagaagtgcttagctttgggttcaatcttgcggtgtcctttccctgtgacagtaggggcagcaaggcacgtattgtattgttgccatcgaggataacaagatggggtttttatcgtattgcatgaatttatccctctacatcatgtcatcttgcttaaggcgttactctgtttttatgaacttaatactctagatgcatgctggatagcggtcgatgagtggagtaatagtagtagatgcaggcaggagtcggtctacttgtcttggacgtgatgcctatatacatgatcatacctagatattctcataactatgctcaattctgtcaattactcaacagtaattcgttcacccaccgtaaaatacttatgctcttgagagaagccactagtgaaacctatggcccccgggtcaatcttcatcatattaatcttccaacacctagttatttcctttgcttttttactttgcttttattttactttgcatctttatccaaaaaataccaaaaatattatcctatcatatctatcagatctcactctcgtaagtgaccgtgtagggattgacatccccttatcgcgttggttgcgaggatttatttgttttgtgtaggtgcgagggactcgcgcgtagcctcctactggattgataccttggttctcaaaaactgagggaaatagttacgctactttgctgcatcaacctttcctcttcaagggaaaaccaaagcAGTGCTTAAGAGGTAGAAGTATAGTCCATGCCATGAGACATCTTGCCATCTTGATAGTCAAAAAGCTTGGATACATCTTCCACCAACTGGCTGTAGTTGTTTGACAGGAAATCAATTTCCTTCTTTAGCTTGGCCACCTCTTTCTCATGGGCTTGTTTGTCCTTCACCCTCCCCAAGTTCTGCTCATGGTACATGTCCCAAATCCTTGTTAGGCACCTTTGTAGAATCTCTGGCCAAGGACCATCCACCCACTCCACAACCCCATAGTTCACACCTACATCCTACAGAAGCAATTATTTATAATTAAGCAAATATAATTAAGCACTATGTTTACATCAATATGCTCTCTGAATTATGCAAACATAATTCTTTCATACTAAGCACACAACACCTGACTTAGCAGCAGAGATAAATGCAATTAACAGCTATAGTTAGCAGCAGATATAAATTCATTTAACTCTGTTCTTTTTCAGTTAACAGCTATATTCAGTTAACAGCTATATTCAGTTAACAGCTATATTCAGTTAACAGCTATATTCAGTTAACACCTAACAAATATATTCAGTTCACAGTAGACTAAAGATCTCTGCACAGTTAACACCTAACAAATATATTCAGTTCACAGTAGACTAAAGATCTCTGCATGTAGGTGTTCTCAGGTTCAGTCATGTACTGAATTCAGTTAACTAAAGATCTACTTTCACATATAGCTTCCATATGTGTTGCACTTTCAAGTTTCAGTTCTAAACTATAGCACACATCTCTGCACAACACACATCTCTGCACCACATGCTGCACCACACATCTCCAGCAGCAAAACACATCACGTACCACACATCTCCACCAGCAAAACAAGTAAGCGTGCAAGATTTAATACCTGCTGCACAGGACAACCCAGGAATTGCCTCCCTGTCAAAGCACCTTCAAAAGCTACCATCTTCTTCGGCCTCTGATGATGCATCATGCATGTCGGCTCAGATTCAGTGTAAGAACCACAGAAAGATGGATCCACCACACTGTCAGGGGTTTCCTGCAAAAGAAACTTGGGTTCAAACCAAAAGCAACTTCGAATCTCCAATttggatgaactaaccctaaccctaactctGTTCCATCATTATGCACTTACAAAGAGCTGAGGATCCATTGAAACCATGCAGGTGTCCTCGTCCGAGCTCTCCTCGTCATTCCAGGATGGCATCCTCAACTTCTACCGGCAGCAATGgccgcggcggcgacgacgaTAGGCTCAGAGCAccagggagagggagaggatgaggacgagtgagagcgagcgaggaggaagaggatgagcGAGTGGCTGAGCTCGCTCTGACTTATTGGCCCACCGACACCGCCGTTTCCGACCGCGGACGCGCCGTTAACACCCGGCGGGCGTCGGTTGGCCAGCGTGGCACCTGAAACATGGGACCGGCTGGTCAGTTTCGTGCTTAGCGCAGGCGAAGCGGCCGATTTCGAGACTTGGTAGTTTTTTGCCATGGATTAGAACAAAACTGGTAGTTTTCCGCAGAAAAATCGTGAAGTGGTAGCACTCCTAAAAAAACGTCCACGTACCTAAAGCTAGTTTTGCTGCTTGGTTCACGCTCAAGGCCGCACGAGGGCTCAGTGCGCCATGGTGCGCAGACGATTTTGCAGATCTCTTCCTTCCTGCAAGAGGCGACAGTGCTACATCCGAGCGATCTTGTTTTACAGCGCCTTTATCTCCTCTCCCAATCAAATATTGGTTTCTGTCGCTCTCTGCTTATTCTTTTTAATTTCTGTTCCGCAAAGCAAACAGGCAAAAATGGAAAAGATCCCTGAGTATTCATGCCAAAAGCAAAAGAACATAGCACACACAAGCAGCCATTAATACTGTATTATTACTTCGCTCTGGTGATGCCATCGTGCCATTCTTCTTTCTGCTCCCGCTCTTTGGCTCTAACCATTCTTCCAACTGCGTGTGGAGGTAGAGCCAGGACCCGTGAGGTGTGTCTATGAAAGTCCAAAATATGTATTACCAGTTTTTTTTTTTGGGGGCGTGGGTATTACTAGTTCTTACTTTTTTGGGGAGAATAAGGATTTTATTACATGATTATAGAGATACAATCAAGAGGTCCAATGCCCTCCATAAATAGGGTGTGCTACACAGTACGGCTATGTCTTGCCAAACAATCTGCTATTCTGTTATGACCATGTTATATTTTTTGTGGAATAAACTCCCTATCAACCAACCAGAAGGACTTTAACCTCCAAAGCCAATTGGCCGTAAGCAGAACGGTCGAGAGAATTAGTAGTGAGATCAACAGAGCTGATGACGAGACCTACTGAATAACAACCGAAGGATCCATATGCTAGATAGCAAGAGCCATGCCTTGCTTTAATGCATGGATTTCCGCCTCGAGTGCATCATCATTGTAATTAAATAAGAACCTATAGACGTTGCCGCTGTTACCTTAGACGCCGAGCGGACCCATCAACAGATAAACATGTCTTGTCCCTAGGCGGTGGTGGCCATGACAACACCGGTTTTACAACAAGTGGGTCGGGTACTGCATCAGTATTAAGAGGTAATATCAGCGCTAGTCACAAAACTTGCGTTGGATGTGCAGTTTGGTGTTAAAACTTTAAAAATACGATTTTCTGGTCATGCAACTTGTGTTTAGGTGCAAATACGGTTACTCCGGCTGTCTACGCGTGTATGCACTGCTGATGTGGCATGCCATGCATGCGTGGGCCCACTATCAGCAACAAATGTCGCTTCAGGATGATATACGCACACATTTTTTTGCACAGAATCCCTCAAATTTATTTAATTACGATTAAAGGCcctcaaataaaataaaataaaatgttgTGGCTGATGGTTTCGAACCCACGACCACCTAATAATAATACACCCGCACATGAACAACCTAAATCAAGTACCTATTTGTGTTCGTAAAGAGAAACATTGAGTTTTATATTTTTGCAATGACGACTACTCATATCCAAATAATTTTCTCAGACCGAATTTCCATTAAGAGGAAAAATTGTTAGCGCCCAACTTTTTTGAATTTAAACGAGAGAAACTAGTCTAACAATACATGGACAAGTTAATCCTATATAAGCATACAATAGCAGACCTTTTGGGAAATATTATTCTTTTGGTATTCACGTtcattttaaaaaaatcatgttaTTTAAAATAGTGTTCTTGAAGCCGCAACAATGAATTGGACTCGTGACTTTCTATAAGAAAGAAGTTGGGCTGACCACGGTACATGAAGCACTTATTTAAACTAATGTGTTAAACTAAATATATTTAGACACTAAAAAATTGAATTCAAAATTTCAGGCGAAAAAGAACAAGAATTGATGAGATATTTCGAAAAGCGGATTTTGCAACCCCATCAAAAAACGGAACCGAAAAAATGCTTGCTTGTGAACAAGtttatgtatgttttttgttaaacattaaattttttaatgtacTTTAAATtcgaatttcatttgaaaatttCTGGCGAAAAAAGATTTTTTGGAAACCTATTTTCTTGGCCGAAGCCGAGAAAGCGGAATCGAGGAAAAAAATGCGTTCAGTATAAATGTAAATGTATCTCAACAAAGGCATGAAATTGTGCTCTAGGAGTGGTTCGCTAGTGCATGTGCGCATATGTAGTCGTCAGTTCAAACCCCGTCAGTGTGCTTTTTATATCTCATTTCGTGCACCGACATCATGCTGATAAGTGGGACACATATGTGCTGATGGGAGACTTAGTTGTGTTTAAATATAGAGCAAGGGGTGTTTTGTGAAAAGACACATGACATGTTGAACCAATTTGTTTCAGTCACTGATGCTGGGTCATAGCCCTGCTGACATGCCACGTAAGCACGGGATACGGACGAAGtgacactagtaggaaaaggggcttttaccccggtttgtaagggccttttgtcccggttttcgaaccgggactaaaggatcgttactaaagccctaacctttagtcctggttcttacacgaaccgggacagaaggtcctccacgtggccgccgctgccagcccaggcaggggggcctttggtcccggttggtgccaccaaccgggaccaataggcagggccttttgtcccggttggtgtcaccaaccgggaccattaggcatccatgcgtcagcatttcaggggctggggtttttgtttttttttgagggggggggggggggttggggggttttggggggttaatttaggtgtttcatatattgtgttagctagctaattaatagagagaagtgtcctctcttatctccgtgcttggtcgacgctacgtactatatacgtatagagaggactagacacgctaactagtaagcaaatgaaggaaacagaagatcatcatgaacatatgcatacagagagaagtgatatcgaccacctctccttctccgagagattggtcgaacaacaagttctcgtatatctatccgacactaccggctacatatatacaataattatctcttacaatataatctcctaattatatatgaacacagggtccacataatattctccgttttcagcgatcacgtggtcaaggaagaatgccgccaattcctcttgaattcctcgcatacgatctggtgctaggagttcatcacgcatctgaaagatctaatttgaagaagggggtcaatacatatatatatgaataaatgaaactcgacacaaatgatggtaataaaataaaattgtgaatattattgcttacgcacttcatattgttcgtcagagtagccccgctcacaggtcgtgtggcgaatggactcgcaaacgtagtatccacagtaattatttccgggttcctgccacaaccactttacaagaaatagaggtcaatcaaactgataagcaagcatgctaaatggtattgatgaaactagcgcttgaatcactaggagatgcgtggaacatgctactatagtacttactttcgggtgtctaaattgcagcttcttcggcagtcccggagcttttgtggtgaattttctccaaaccctgccagacaaagaaaacaattacttgatatcaggaaatgaacaaagttgctgatatggtggataatgatcgatttaacttacttctcgagcatttgagtcatgtttgcatagtcctggggatcttttcgtctcgagtctaagacggttactacgtcctgctcaagcttaatctctaggagaatatagtggaagctgcgcatgcatgcataagtcatcaattacattaccataacctggactaataagggaaaccgaatatgcacaagacagtaacactcacttgaagttgtaaggaaagagtagtatatctttgttttgatttaataccaacgatcgtagcaagtttagtcccacctcgctatttgagagggctcgagagtggtttataagctctgCTGCGCCCAcactctcgagctcctctcaactgcaggctttcgggcctaaccgttctctctgactgtggggcctactgggccttctgcgggcttgaattctggcccatgtatgggtttcaagtcgtattcaggccgtggtggcccagtaggtggcataattttttctctgttttttgttttctcttttgctttatttgttttgttttgtttctacttacaacaaaaaatatatttattttatttctaattacttatgtattttactttagttattttatttttatttattttactgctgctatttttatttaatttattaaggtttatttattttagttactatagtttattttattaaggtttatttattttattaaggtttatttactataaaaaatgaacatagatgcgcctatagagaaaattcaacctaaattcataataaatttctatgaaattcaaagaaatttaccgtgaatttaggtcaaattccctgtataagggcatctattttcactttgagaggagctcaacaaggcagagagggacaggcttataaactggtgtgagcccccttcagttggcgaggtgggactaaacactggccgcaactaggaccagccctttagtcccggtttgtggtatgaaccgggactaaagggtggtgggccaggagcgtggcccattggtcccggtttgtcccacccaccgggaccaaaaggtccggacgaaccgggaccaatgcccccacgaggcccggcaggcccctggccgcacgaaccgggaccaatgctcacattagtcccgattcgtgactgaaccgggactaatgtgaatattgccctgtgaccaaagcccagttttctactagtgtgaccATATTTATACGAGATCACAAGTTATGTAACTACAATTCCGTATTTTATAAGTTTTGTAACCAAACTGAACATCAAACGCAAGTTGTATGACTTCCGGTGATATTACCTCCAGTATTAACCATAGGCATCTTTCCCTTAAGTATCTTTCCAGGGGAGTGTTTTTTTATCATTATTAAGGGACCGTCAATAACTTTGTGAAAATTTCAATGGAAATAACAGCTGGTATAGCATCTTTTCTGCGTGTATTTAAATTCCTTAACTACCAGATTCTCCAAATCAAGTAAATGATCATGCTTCTTGTATCGGTCGAACAGCCAGCATGGAACATGAGGAGCCAATCCTTGGCAATGTGTAGTAGGCTCTCCTTCGGTGGGAGAGGCCACACTTACGCATGTGGTACCAAAGTTCTTTGGGCGTGACCGCAAGTGACCAACGCATAGAAACTGCACTCCTCGTCGGTCCCACAGACAGGGCATGTCACGCGCATGCTAATGTGATGATCGGCACGCCTCTCATCAGTTTTTGCCCTCCCCCGCCTATATAGAAGGAGAAAAGGAAACACGGTTAGCATGTGTCGCGTGGCTATGGCCCGATGGTTGTGCAATAGTATACTAGGGCATTCTTGTGCCATCCCATTGTTACATTGGAGTCTCAAATGGAGCCTTCTGAGGGCACATGGCCTCTCAGCCGTCCGATTGCGTGCCCAAACGACTTTCGGCCGTTCGATTTCTTAATGGGATGATCCTGAACGTCGGATCAAAACTGATGTGACTAGCAATGAATAGTGCATGATTTTTCTCCCCTGATCTGCCGTCCTCTCTGTTTATGGAAGGTGGGGTCAGGAGGTGGTGGGTCGCGCCCGTCAGCGACTGCAAATGCAAGTGCTCCCGGTGCTGTCTACATGTGGCGGAAAAATCATGCCACCGCGCGAAATTTTGGCCACCCGCGGAGGGCAAAACTGGAATTTTGTGTGGTTGTATAAAAACGCCAATTCCCTAGGTTTCTCCCAATCGGCTTCCTCCCCTTCATGTTTCTATTCCGTCGCCGCTGCCCGcatcgtcttctcctcctccCCATCCATGCGACCTCACGCCTCCGCTTCCACGCCCCATCCCCGTCGCACCTCATCTCGAGCCGTCAGCTAGCGCTCTCCAGAGTGACAGCTGCAAgcgcccccacccccctcccctgGGCGCTGTCCGGAGACGGCGACGGAGGCATAGCAGAAGTCGCCGGCTCGACTTGGGAGCGGTGAGGGAAGATGATGCGGCGCTCAATCCTTCTCCCCCGTCCCACGAGGTGTTGCCCAGTCGCCGCCTCCGTCGAATCCTTCGCGTAGGTGGCCGTTGCTCCTTCACCGAGCCCCCGGCTCCATCGTGCTCGGCACGCGCGTCGCACTAGGGTTTCTAACCCCTAGCGCATGACACCACCAGAAGGCGGCGACCAGTGCTCCGCCCCTTCTTCCTCGTCGGCGCTCAACAGGCTGAGCGTGAGGTGGGCGAGCTACACGTTCCCAGGTATAGCAGATTGTCATAACTTCCTTTTCTAATTTGTTACATAGAATAGGGATGAACACACTGAGTTCAGTCTGGGTACATAAGCGGTTCATTCTTCTCCAATATGTTCTTTTGATGCTTCATGTGATTCAACATGGATTTTTTGTTCCTATTGGTTTATAGGTTATTCTAATGGAACTTTAGTAGCAACGGGGTAGCATACTTGGCAGCTTAGTGGGGAGAGAGGTATATTCTCTTTTCCTTATTACTTATCGAgcattttcttgctgttattccATTATTAGGATTATTGTTTTCCTTGCTGTAGCATCCTAATGGTGCATTGTCTTTTTTCAGCTTTTTTCAGCTGGTGCAATATATGGTGCATAGTCAGTTCATTTCCATCTTTGTTAACCGTGTCTTATTTTCACATTTACCATGGCCAGCGAGTCAAATATGAAATTAGACATCATTTGAACTTATTATGTAATTAGGGACTAAATTTGGACACTTCGTTTGAGGAAAAAGAGGTAGATCTCCCATTTACTTAAAATATCTTATACAATCTTGAAAATAGGTGTCCCGAAGGGATGCATGTGATTAAAACAATTTTTTAGGAGGAGTTCAATCCATGCATGTTTTTGCTATCTAATTTTAGATTCTTAGATGCATGGAAATGATACTTTTCAGTTCCCTGTGTTGTTATGAAAATGCACGGGCTCTTGGTTCCAGCAAATAGGATTACTCCCATGAGCAAGAAAGCTTTGTGATTCAGTAGACAGAGCAAACACTTTCTTGGTCAGCAAGAGTCAACTGGTATCTTTGTCAGAGGTACCATTCGATGTCTATGAAGATAAATATTTGGTTTTATCATTTTTTGTAACAGTCCAAGCTGAAATGCCCCTTTGTGTTCCTACTAAACCTGTTTTGTATTTTTGTAGGCCGCAAAGGCACTACGTTGTGTGAATACGTGTCATAGTGGTCAGCGATGGCAAGCCTCCCCGTGTCCAAACTGATGTTATCTGGCCTCATGTAACATATCCCCTCTTTAGTTTTTAGTCTCCTAATGTTACGGTTTAATTTCCTTGGAGTTTCTTTGTAATAGTCTAACGGGTAGTCATTGTTTCTTCTATGCATGAAAGCACAATTGTGAAGGAAATAaaatgcatgtgtgtgtgtgtgtgtgtgtgttctgtTTACTCTCTCTTCCCCCCCCTCTGATTTGTCCACCAAACTATTGGGTTCACTTGAAGGCAAGGATGTTATTGATTTACTCTAGCATGAGTTTTTATAGGAAGTATATAGTTTTTCTTAACGACGAGGGCTCACCGTCTATTATCATAAATCAGTGGCGCTGAGATGCATGGTGCCATCTTCTTACTGGCCTCTTTTCCAAAAGAAGTTCAATAAGCACTACACTGATAGACCAATCAACCATGCATCTCAGCACCACTGATTTTTTTTTGCTTGGGTACACTATTTTGAGCTGTAACATTCTGAATAATATGGTTTGAATTTAATTAAACATTCAATATACATACAGTATTTTCAGTTTTTCACCACCGAAATCCATGGTACTAACTTTTTTCTTAATCTATTAACATCTGACATACTTCATAGATTAG
The Aegilops tauschii subsp. strangulata cultivar AL8/78 chromosome 3, Aet v6.0, whole genome shotgun sequence genome window above contains:
- the LOC123497666 gene encoding uncharacterized protein; this encodes MPSWNDEESSDEDTCMVSMDPQLFETPDSVVDPSFCGSYTESEPTCMMHHQRPKKMVAFEGALTGRQFLGCPVQQDVGVNYGVVEWVDGPWPEILQRCLTRIWDMYHEQNLGRVKDKQAHEKEVAKLKKEIDFLSNNYSQLVEDVSKLFDYQDGKMSHGMDYTSTS